From a region of the Aeoliella mucimassa genome:
- a CDS encoding macro domain-containing protein, protein MELWLIHPEEQAIDAFAQRFAGLPSVRTMQSTFEELAPHDCFVTAANCYGIMNAGIDAAVVRKHGSELATRIQYRILDEFLGEQPVGTAIIEPTGSTAYPYVCHAPTMRTPGSIGNTDNIYRATFAALTAIYRYNTQHGHPIETVALPAMGCGFGGVDYSESARQMAAAYKHYLDPPHRLDWNTVIEREKRITYDGDQKVVGRSNQKRSE, encoded by the coding sequence ATGGAATTGTGGCTAATTCATCCCGAGGAGCAGGCGATCGATGCCTTTGCGCAGCGGTTCGCTGGTCTTCCCTCGGTCCGCACGATGCAGTCGACTTTTGAAGAACTCGCTCCGCACGACTGCTTTGTAACCGCGGCCAACTGCTATGGCATCATGAACGCCGGTATCGACGCGGCCGTGGTGCGGAAGCATGGTAGCGAACTAGCCACCCGCATTCAGTATCGCATTCTCGACGAGTTTCTCGGTGAGCAACCAGTCGGCACCGCGATCATCGAACCGACCGGCAGCACCGCCTACCCGTACGTCTGTCACGCCCCCACGATGCGGACGCCAGGCTCGATTGGCAACACCGACAATATCTATCGAGCCACGTTTGCCGCACTAACCGCAATCTATCGGTACAACACGCAGCATGGACACCCGATCGAAACCGTGGCCCTGCCTGCCATGGGCTGCGGCTTCGGCGGTGTCGACTATTCCGAGTCGGCACGCCAGATGGCCGCCGCGTACAAGCATTACCTCGACCCGCCTCACCGACTCGATTGGAACACCGTGATCGAACGAGAAAAACGCATTACCTACGATGGCGATCAGAAAGTTGTCGGTCGATCCAATCAAAAACGAAGCGAATAA
- a CDS encoding bifunctional acetate--CoA ligase family protein/GNAT family N-acetyltransferase produces MPVRNIDKIFNPKSVAVIGASHKPDSIGHTVVKNMVDVGFEGELYPINPKHESICDRQCYKNVGSLPTTPDLAVICTPAATVPGLVHECGQAGIRGLLILSAGFREMGEEGRKLEDQLRQAASEYDGMRIVGPNCLGIMSPHVKLNASFANATPAPGRVALISQSGALCTAILDWARQEHVGFSHFVSLGNTLDVTIGDLIDYFATDSWTESLILYVESITEAREFLSAARAFSRNKPIIAYKAGRFAESAEAAASHTGAMAGVDTVYEAAFNRAGIVRITEMSDMFDCAELLARQEPPKGPRLAILTNAGGPGVMATDALLDRDGVLAKLKPESIEKLNEFLPAAWSHGNPVDVLGDASPERLGKALDIVVADEGVDAVLVVFAPQAMSKPLQAAEAVIEVAKKTKKPVLTSWMGGVSMAEAIDRFNRSGIPTYAAPEPAVRAFMYLVSYARTKEVLYETPREVPVGFRLDRGKLRGVFDTILSEGNDTLTESTSKALLESYEIPVAKPYVARTAEDAVSLAERLGYPVVQKILSPEITHKTDVGGVELSLATAEEVTASFNRIVGKAAELRPDAHIEGVTVQKMITSPVGRELIVGARRDAVFGMVLLVGAGGTSAELFKDRALELPPLNERLARRSLEALKSWPLLTGYRGRPPVNIDRLIEVLIRLSYLVADYPEIKEFDVNPLLVTPDDVIALDARVILDHDMIVNPPKRFSHLAIRPYPEEFTRRVEMKDGRQVLLRPIKPEDEPMWHDMLASCSKESIWFRFRYLFKKSTHDMATRFCFIDYDREIAIAAEMEENGQRKLVGVSRLVPDADCINADYGVLVADPYQGQGLGSILTDYCLEICTNWGIRTIVAETAPQNQRMISIFTNRGFKLKSSPGDDVVLGVKEMVEEMASSKA; encoded by the coding sequence ATGCCGGTTCGGAACATTGACAAGATTTTCAATCCTAAGAGCGTCGCCGTGATCGGCGCCAGCCATAAGCCGGACAGCATCGGCCATACCGTGGTCAAGAATATGGTGGACGTAGGCTTCGAAGGCGAACTCTACCCCATCAATCCCAAGCACGAGAGCATCTGCGATCGCCAGTGCTACAAGAATGTCGGAAGTTTGCCGACCACGCCCGACCTGGCAGTCATCTGCACCCCCGCGGCCACCGTGCCGGGGCTGGTGCACGAGTGCGGACAGGCTGGCATCCGCGGGTTGCTGATTCTCTCGGCCGGTTTTCGCGAGATGGGTGAGGAGGGCCGCAAGCTCGAGGATCAACTGCGCCAGGCCGCCAGCGAGTACGACGGCATGCGAATCGTCGGCCCCAACTGCCTGGGTATCATGTCGCCGCACGTGAAGCTGAATGCCAGCTTCGCCAACGCCACACCGGCGCCGGGCCGGGTGGCTTTGATTTCGCAGTCGGGCGCGCTGTGTACCGCGATTCTCGACTGGGCGCGGCAAGAGCATGTCGGCTTCTCGCACTTCGTGTCGCTTGGTAACACACTCGATGTGACCATCGGCGACCTGATCGACTACTTCGCCACCGATTCGTGGACCGAGTCGCTCATTCTGTACGTCGAGTCGATTACCGAAGCCCGTGAGTTCCTATCCGCCGCGCGGGCGTTCTCGCGCAATAAGCCGATCATCGCCTACAAGGCGGGGCGGTTCGCCGAATCGGCCGAGGCTGCCGCGTCGCACACCGGGGCGATGGCCGGCGTCGACACCGTGTACGAGGCCGCGTTCAATCGGGCGGGCATCGTTCGCATTACCGAAATGAGCGACATGTTCGACTGCGCCGAACTGCTCGCTCGTCAGGAACCTCCCAAGGGACCACGCCTGGCGATTCTCACCAACGCTGGCGGCCCGGGCGTGATGGCGACCGACGCCTTGCTCGACCGCGATGGGGTGCTCGCGAAGCTCAAGCCCGAGTCGATTGAGAAACTCAACGAATTCCTGCCGGCCGCGTGGTCGCATGGCAACCCGGTCGACGTGCTGGGCGACGCCTCGCCTGAGCGACTTGGCAAGGCTTTGGATATTGTCGTCGCCGACGAGGGAGTCGACGCGGTGCTGGTGGTGTTTGCCCCGCAAGCGATGAGCAAGCCGCTGCAAGCTGCCGAAGCGGTGATTGAAGTCGCTAAGAAAACCAAGAAGCCAGTGCTCACCAGTTGGATGGGCGGGGTCTCGATGGCCGAAGCGATCGATCGCTTCAACCGCTCTGGCATCCCCACCTACGCGGCCCCTGAGCCGGCCGTGCGGGCCTTCATGTACCTGGTGTCGTACGCCCGCACGAAGGAAGTGCTGTACGAAACACCCCGCGAGGTGCCGGTTGGCTTCCGACTCGACCGCGGCAAACTCCGCGGAGTGTTCGACACCATCCTCAGCGAAGGCAACGACACGCTGACCGAAAGCACGTCGAAGGCGTTGCTCGAGTCGTACGAAATTCCGGTCGCCAAACCGTACGTTGCTCGTACGGCCGAAGACGCGGTGAGCCTGGCCGAGCGGCTTGGCTATCCCGTCGTGCAAAAGATTCTCTCGCCGGAGATCACGCATAAAACCGATGTCGGCGGCGTCGAGTTGTCGCTCGCTACCGCGGAAGAGGTGACCGCGTCGTTCAATCGCATCGTCGGCAAAGCGGCCGAGCTACGCCCCGACGCCCACATCGAGGGTGTCACCGTGCAGAAGATGATCACTAGCCCGGTTGGCCGCGAGCTGATCGTCGGTGCCCGCCGCGACGCGGTGTTTGGCATGGTGCTGTTGGTCGGTGCTGGTGGAACCTCGGCCGAGCTGTTCAAAGATCGGGCGCTCGAGCTACCACCGCTTAACGAACGACTCGCCCGCCGCAGCCTCGAGGCACTCAAGTCGTGGCCGCTACTCACCGGCTACCGTGGCCGCCCGCCGGTGAATATCGATCGGCTGATCGAGGTGCTCATTCGGCTGTCGTACCTGGTGGCTGATTATCCGGAGATCAAAGAGTTCGACGTCAATCCGTTGCTGGTCACTCCCGACGACGTGATCGCGCTCGACGCCCGGGTGATTCTCGACCACGACATGATCGTCAATCCGCCGAAGCGGTTCTCGCACCTTGCGATTCGTCCCTACCCCGAGGAGTTTACCCGCCGGGTCGAGATGAAGGATGGCCGCCAAGTGTTGCTGCGGCCGATCAAGCCCGAAGACGAACCGATGTGGCACGACATGCTCGCCAGCTGCTCGAAGGAGTCGATCTGGTTCCGCTTCCGGTACCTGTTCAAGAAGAGCACGCACGACATGGCCACCCGGTTCTGCTTTATCGACTACGATCGCGAAATTGCGATCGCCGCCGAGATGGAAGAGAACGGGCAGCGCAAACTCGTCGGCGTTAGCCGATTGGTGCCCGATGCCGATTGCATCAACGCCGACTACGGGGTGCTGGTCGCCGATCCGTATCAAGGGCAGGGGCTCGGTTCGATTCTCACCGACTACTGCCTGGAGATCTGCACCAACTGGGGCATTCGCACGATCGTAGCCGAAACCGCCCCGCAGAACCAGCGGATGATCAGCATCTTCACGAACCGCGGCTTCAAGCTGAAAAGCTCGCCTGGCGACGACGTGGTGCTCGGCGTGAAGGAAATGGTAGAAGAGATGGCCAGCAGCAAGGCATAA
- a CDS encoding B12-binding domain-containing radical SAM protein codes for MAHRAPSGQPLKVKMILPALTEATSPLFRPVKYSLFPPLGLATLAGYLNEHDQVTLEDEHVERVRLDDEPDLVVIQAYITSAYRAYELADHYRRRGAYVCLGGLHVTSLPDEAAMHADSIFLGPDEDTWPQFLADFRRGEPKPRYQSTIRSLTELPNIRRDLIKRHLYLVPNSIVVTRGCPHHCDFCYKDAFFAGGSSFYTQTVDAALAEIDRLPGRHLYFLDDHLFGNRRFAEALFDAMLGMGRLWQAAATVNSVLRPDLLEKAADAGLRSLFVGFETLSTSNLQQHGKRQNLNRDYALAIQRIHDAGVMINGSFVFGMDDDDSSVFGRTVDWAVKQGIETSTFHIMTPYPSTGLYQQIEQQGRLLHRDWNRYDTRHTVYRPAKMSPEALEQGYWNSYREFYTWRNILSAAGTKSTLSSRARHAAYSAGWKKFEGLWNLAIRLKQISQMRPLLENVLSGLGTVIPNNKARRPTIDEPCEIAIPQSPAAVRAR; via the coding sequence ATGGCCCATCGCGCACCCAGCGGACAACCGTTGAAGGTCAAGATGATCTTACCGGCGCTGACCGAAGCCACGAGCCCGTTGTTCCGCCCGGTGAAATACAGCTTGTTTCCCCCGTTGGGGTTGGCCACATTGGCGGGCTACTTAAACGAGCACGACCAGGTGACACTCGAAGACGAACACGTGGAGCGTGTGCGTCTCGACGACGAACCCGACCTCGTAGTGATCCAAGCGTACATCACTTCGGCCTACCGAGCCTATGAGTTGGCCGACCACTATCGTCGCCGTGGGGCGTATGTGTGCCTGGGTGGTTTGCACGTGACCTCGCTACCCGACGAAGCCGCGATGCATGCCGATTCTATCTTCCTAGGACCAGACGAAGACACCTGGCCGCAGTTCCTTGCTGACTTCCGCCGAGGAGAACCGAAGCCGCGCTACCAATCGACCATTCGCTCGCTGACCGAGCTGCCTAACATTCGTCGTGACCTGATCAAGCGACATCTCTATCTGGTGCCGAACTCGATCGTCGTCACGCGAGGCTGCCCGCACCATTGCGACTTCTGCTACAAGGATGCGTTCTTCGCTGGTGGTTCGTCGTTCTACACGCAGACCGTCGACGCGGCGCTGGCGGAGATCGATCGCTTGCCGGGCCGGCACCTTTACTTCTTGGACGACCATTTGTTTGGTAATCGTCGGTTCGCCGAAGCGCTGTTCGATGCCATGCTCGGCATGGGGCGACTCTGGCAGGCCGCGGCCACGGTGAACTCGGTGCTACGCCCGGATCTACTGGAGAAAGCAGCCGACGCAGGGCTGCGGAGTTTGTTTGTCGGCTTCGAAACGCTCAGCACCAGTAATCTACAACAGCATGGCAAGCGGCAGAACTTGAATCGCGACTACGCGCTAGCCATCCAGCGGATTCACGACGCGGGAGTCATGATCAACGGCAGTTTCGTGTTCGGCATGGACGACGATGACTCGTCGGTGTTTGGCCGCACGGTCGACTGGGCGGTGAAGCAGGGCATCGAGACTTCCACTTTCCACATCATGACGCCCTACCCTTCCACCGGACTGTATCAGCAGATCGAGCAGCAAGGACGACTGCTGCACCGCGACTGGAATCGCTACGACACCCGCCACACGGTCTACCGTCCCGCGAAGATGTCGCCCGAAGCGTTAGAACAAGGCTATTGGAACTCTTACCGCGAGTTCTACACCTGGCGCAACATCCTGTCGGCTGCCGGAACCAAGAGTACGCTCTCGTCCCGCGCCCGTCATGCGGCGTACTCGGCAGGCTGGAAGAAGTTCGAAGGGCTCTGGAACCTGGCGATCCGATTGAAGCAAATCAGCCAAATGCGGCCGCTACTCGAAAACGTGCTGTCGGGGCTGGGAACCGTGATACCCAACAACAAGGCTCGCCGACCAACGATCGACGAGCCTTGCGAAATAGCAATACCACAATCACCCGCTGCTGTGCGGGCGCGTTAG
- a CDS encoding O-methyltransferase produces the protein MRVAIRRATLMVVLAVMIAGFTVPSSAVAQPGNRGPQSGDAALEKAPLPVDEFEKKALEVLAEINANEKYLNVPENDGRMLRIMVQSMGVKHAVELGTSTGISGIWIGLGLKDHGGKLTTYEIDPGRVATARKNFEAAGLSDVITVVEGDAHQEVTKLSGTIDFIFLDADKEGYIDYLNKLMPLLRPGGVVVAHNINPRMAHPPFMKAITEDPNLETVVRGGMSISLKKK, from the coding sequence ATGCGAGTTGCCATTCGCCGTGCGACATTGATGGTAGTGCTGGCGGTCATGATAGCGGGGTTCACGGTGCCATCGTCCGCGGTGGCCCAGCCTGGCAACCGAGGTCCGCAGTCCGGCGACGCGGCTCTGGAGAAAGCCCCGCTGCCGGTCGATGAGTTCGAGAAGAAGGCCCTCGAAGTGTTGGCCGAGATCAATGCCAACGAGAAGTACCTGAACGTGCCTGAGAACGACGGCCGCATGCTACGGATCATGGTGCAATCGATGGGCGTGAAGCACGCGGTCGAGCTTGGCACCTCGACCGGTATCTCCGGAATCTGGATTGGGCTCGGGCTCAAAGACCATGGCGGCAAGCTTACCACCTACGAGATCGATCCAGGACGCGTCGCCACGGCCCGCAAGAACTTTGAAGCCGCTGGTTTGTCCGACGTGATTACCGTGGTCGAAGGAGACGCCCATCAGGAAGTCACCAAGCTGTCGGGCACGATCGACTTTATTTTCCTTGATGCCGACAAGGAAGGGTACATCGATTATCTCAACAAACTGATGCCGCTGTTGCGTCCCGGCGGCGTGGTTGTTGCGCACAACATCAATCCCCGCATGGCGCATCCACCGTTCATGAAAGCGATCACGGAAGACCCGAACCTGGAGACCGTGGTCCGCGGAGGGATGTCGATCTCGCTCAAAAAGAAGTAA
- a CDS encoding cytochrome P450: MASQVSGPHVTQASFQEFSQDILHNLFELHARHGEIAAIEEGTQRIVFLFDPALNQQVLSDTSTFEARFFALRGPKTSSQRRVTSGLLAMNGDQHRRNRRMLKDVFSLQAIASYGDTVTHLIDRHMADWRVGQQTDLNEEMTRLMLSITSTILFGLENFDQAYELGELIAEWVAQNHKVGTGALVPSDSFSTGYETLLATAQKLEASVLQMIEQHRRQATVGKDILSILMASHDDEGGLSEEEFVGQTCVLFAAAHMTTAHSMTWMLTLLAQHPRVAQQLYDQINDDGTLVEPTNASELPLMERVIKESMRILPASAYSQRVAAQSVQVGPLHVSRGTPIVFTPLVTHRLEHLYAQPNVFDPDRWLTLKPKPYTYIPFGGGNRLCIGGPLALEIIRTAIPRFLSKYRFEIEANATVDAEVQSTMLQPSHGVPVTLHPADGRFTSVPLSGNLPELVEMPEPESLEVAPRKPR, encoded by the coding sequence ATGGCCTCTCAAGTTTCGGGACCTCACGTCACCCAGGCGAGCTTTCAGGAGTTCTCGCAGGATATCCTGCACAACCTGTTCGAGCTGCACGCCCGGCATGGAGAGATTGCTGCCATCGAAGAGGGGACTCAGCGGATCGTCTTCCTGTTCGATCCAGCGCTGAATCAGCAGGTGCTGAGCGATACGAGTACGTTCGAGGCCCGGTTCTTCGCGTTGCGGGGGCCTAAGACCTCGTCGCAGCGACGGGTGACCTCGGGACTTCTGGCGATGAACGGCGACCAGCATCGTCGCAATCGTCGAATGCTGAAAGACGTATTCAGCTTGCAGGCCATTGCCAGCTATGGCGATACGGTCACCCACCTGATCGATCGGCACATGGCCGATTGGCGCGTCGGACAGCAGACCGACCTCAACGAAGAGATGACGCGCCTGATGCTCAGCATCACCAGCACCATCTTGTTTGGTCTGGAGAACTTCGATCAAGCGTATGAGCTTGGTGAGCTGATTGCCGAGTGGGTTGCACAGAATCACAAGGTCGGCACCGGAGCGTTGGTGCCGAGCGACTCGTTCAGCACCGGCTACGAGACTCTGTTGGCGACCGCCCAGAAGCTCGAAGCGAGCGTGCTGCAGATGATCGAGCAGCATCGCCGCCAGGCAACCGTCGGCAAAGACATTCTCTCGATCCTGATGGCCAGCCACGACGACGAAGGTGGACTGAGCGAGGAAGAGTTCGTGGGGCAGACCTGCGTGTTGTTCGCAGCCGCCCATATGACAACCGCCCATTCGATGACCTGGATGCTCACGCTCCTGGCGCAGCACCCGCGTGTCGCCCAGCAGTTGTACGATCAGATCAACGACGATGGAACGCTGGTCGAGCCAACCAACGCCAGCGAGCTGCCGCTAATGGAACGCGTGATCAAAGAGAGCATGCGAATCCTGCCCGCCTCGGCTTACTCACAGCGCGTTGCCGCGCAAAGCGTGCAAGTCGGTCCGCTGCACGTATCGCGGGGCACCCCGATTGTGTTCACCCCGCTGGTGACGCATCGGTTGGAGCATCTTTATGCTCAGCCAAATGTGTTTGATCCTGATCGTTGGTTGACACTGAAGCCAAAGCCTTACACCTACATTCCATTCGGCGGCGGCAATCGTTTGTGCATCGGAGGCCCTCTGGCGCTCGAGATTATTCGTACCGCGATTCCACGCTTCTTGAGCAAGTATCGCTTCGAGATCGAGGCCAATGCCACCGTGGATGCTGAAGTGCAATCGACCATGCTGCAACCCTCGCATGGAGTGCCGGTCACGCTGCATCCGGCCGATGGTCGGTTTACGAGCGTGCCGCTAAGCGGCAATCTGCCGGAGCTGGTCGAGATGCCAGAGCCTGAGTCGCTGGAAGTCGCTCCACGCAAGCCTCGCTAG
- a CDS encoding ADP-ribosylglycohydrolase family protein: MTEQQTPSLESRFTGTLLGLAVADGLGANFEGHAPERIAKRYRTADELIDNPPPGELWYTDDTQMMIGVAETLIERGEIDEPTLCRRFAENYLPQRGYGRGARVIIEAIQLGHDYRSLAASYFPGGSFGNGAAMRVAPVGLMFRDDPERLWQQAGVSAMPTHTHPLGIEGAQVLALAVGLASQADTLDRDVFLNTLADHCVSLEYGGPLRRASDVHRAVDIGQFGNGIEANSSVVTAIASFAFTPDSYGATIANAIMLGGDTDTIAAMAGAISGAYLGVEAIPRHLLDALEDRRQGRTYIAELATKLYEVYQSQCKVN, from the coding sequence ATGACGGAGCAGCAAACGCCATCACTCGAGTCGCGATTCACGGGAACGCTATTGGGCTTGGCCGTGGCCGACGGCTTGGGGGCGAACTTCGAAGGCCATGCGCCGGAGCGAATCGCCAAGCGGTATCGCACCGCCGACGAGCTGATTGACAACCCACCGCCAGGGGAGCTGTGGTACACCGACGACACGCAGATGATGATCGGTGTTGCCGAAACGCTGATCGAGCGGGGTGAAATCGACGAGCCGACGCTCTGCCGCCGGTTTGCCGAGAATTACCTGCCGCAGCGTGGTTACGGGCGCGGCGCCCGCGTGATTATCGAGGCCATTCAGCTGGGGCACGACTATCGGTCGTTGGCGGCCAGCTACTTTCCCGGCGGGTCGTTCGGTAACGGGGCCGCCATGCGGGTGGCTCCGGTTGGCTTGATGTTTCGTGACGATCCAGAGCGGCTTTGGCAACAAGCAGGCGTGTCGGCGATGCCGACCCATACGCATCCGCTGGGGATTGAAGGAGCCCAGGTGCTAGCCCTGGCGGTGGGGCTCGCGAGCCAGGCCGACACGCTCGACCGCGACGTATTTCTCAACACGCTGGCCGACCATTGCGTGTCGCTGGAGTATGGCGGTCCATTACGACGGGCGAGCGACGTCCACCGGGCAGTGGACATCGGTCAGTTTGGCAATGGCATCGAAGCCAACTCGTCGGTGGTTACCGCGATTGCCTCGTTTGCCTTCACGCCCGATTCGTACGGGGCGACGATTGCGAACGCGATCATGCTGGGGGGCGATACCGATACGATTGCCGCCATGGCGGGAGCGATCAGCGGGGCTTACCTCGGTGTCGAAGCGATCCCCCGCCATTTGCTCGACGCCCTGGAGGACCGCCGGCAAGGGCGGACTTACATCGCCGAGCTGGCGACCAAGCTCTACGAGGTTTATCAGTCGCAGTGCAAAGTGAACTGA
- a CDS encoding NADPH-dependent FMN reductase: MAKILAFAGSARRDSHNKKLVAYAAKLAREQGAEVTLVDLRDYEMPLYDGDLEEEHGYPEAADKLYELMKQHDALLIACPEYNGMITPLLKNTIDWVSRPREGDGRLAAYTNKVAAILSASPGALGGLRGLVHLRTLLSNIGVHVIPSQMAVSEAHKVFNEAGDITEESLAKPITDTVKQLVNTTNRLTCE, encoded by the coding sequence ATGGCCAAGATTTTGGCATTTGCCGGCAGCGCCCGCCGAGATTCTCACAACAAGAAACTAGTAGCCTACGCCGCGAAGCTCGCCCGTGAGCAAGGAGCCGAAGTCACGCTGGTCGACCTGCGCGACTACGAAATGCCGCTCTACGATGGCGATCTCGAAGAAGAGCATGGCTACCCCGAAGCGGCCGACAAACTGTACGAGCTGATGAAGCAGCACGACGCCCTGCTGATCGCCTGCCCTGAATACAACGGTATGATCACCCCGCTCCTCAAGAACACCATCGACTGGGTCTCGCGCCCCCGCGAGGGAGATGGCCGGCTGGCCGCCTACACGAATAAAGTGGCCGCCATCCTGAGCGCCTCGCCCGGCGCACTCGGCGGACTCCGCGGGCTAGTGCACCTGCGGACGCTGCTCAGCAACATCGGCGTGCACGTGATCCCCAGCCAAATGGCGGTGTCGGAAGCTCACAAGGTGTTTAACGAGGCTGGCGATATCACCGAGGAGTCTCTCGCCAAACCGATTACCGACACCGTGAAGCAGTTGGTGAACACCACCAATCGCCTGACCTGCGAGTAA
- a CDS encoding DUF433 domain-containing protein has protein sequence MTRRIVSTEDTCGGNPRVEGTRLTCANIVQTLTFGEMSLREFLTVYDYLTRQDVAECVEYCAARKCISDRVVSYCQQCSLDESTAVGQEAEEGGLQWEDEEKLDIWLHACELLRDL, from the coding sequence ATGACTCGCAGAATTGTCAGCACCGAGGATACTTGCGGCGGTAATCCTCGGGTGGAGGGAACTCGCCTCACCTGCGCGAACATCGTGCAGACGCTGACGTTTGGAGAAATGTCACTCCGCGAGTTTTTGACTGTCTACGACTATTTAACGCGTCAAGATGTTGCTGAGTGTGTGGAGTATTGTGCGGCGAGAAAGTGCATAAGCGACAGGGTCGTCTCTTATTGCCAGCAATGCTCCCTCGATGAATCGACTGCAGTTGGTCAAGAAGCAGAAGAAGGGGGACTGCAGTGGGAGGACGAAGAAAAGCTGGATATCTGGCTACATGCATGTGAGCTGCTTAGAGACCTTTGA